In Flavobacteriaceae bacterium, the following proteins share a genomic window:
- a CDS encoding DUF423 domain-containing protein, with amino-acid sequence MNKKLLVAGSVLGLLAVVLGAFAAHSLEKVIDNDAIETFQTGVRYQMYHAILLLFIGTTSKLVLRTKKILLILLILGVILFSGSIYGLSTNNLTSFDFKSIGFVTPIGGLFLIIAWGLMVLKFMKLKED; translated from the coding sequence ATGAATAAAAAACTATTAGTAGCGGGAAGTGTTTTAGGGCTCTTAGCTGTAGTATTGGGAGCTTTTGCAGCTCATAGTCTGGAAAAAGTAATTGATAACGATGCTATTGAAACTTTTCAGACTGGTGTGCGTTACCAGATGTATCATGCGATATTGCTTTTATTTATTGGAACTACTTCTAAACTAGTATTAAGGACTAAGAAAATTCTATTAATTTTATTAATTCTGGGAGTAATTTTATTTTCAGGCTCTATTTATGGCTTGTCAACAAATAATTTAACAAGCTTTGATTTTAAGAGTATAGGCTTTGTAACACCAATAGGAGGTTTATTTCTTATAATTGCTTGGGGGCTTATGGTGTTAAAATTTATGAAATTAAAAGAAGATTAA
- a CDS encoding saccharopine dehydrogenase, producing MRKILVIGSGKSSSYLIKYFLEKAESEKLQLTIGDISLENAKELIGNNSNAKAIILDVFNEVSRTSAIKNADIVVSMLPARFHIEVAKDCIIYEKHMVTASYISKEMQALNDTAKSKNLVFMNEIGVDPGIDHMSAMRVIDDIRNKGGDIILFESFTGGLVAPESDNNLWNYKFTWNPRNVVVAGQGGAAKFLQEGTYKYIPYNRLFRRTEFLEIEGYGRFEGYANRDSLKYQSVYGLDHIKTLYRGTMRRIGFSRAWNMFVQLGMTDDSYTIDDSENMSYRDFVNAFLPYSPSDSVELKFRHALKIDQDDIIWEKLEELDIFNSKKMVILKKATPAQILQKILMDSWTLSEDDKDMIVMYHKFGYELNGKQHQIDATMVTLGEDQTYTAMAKTVGLPVAIATLAILNKKITTPGVQRPIKPEIYNPILDELEDFGIVFKEKEVPYLGYNPLNV from the coding sequence ATGCGAAAGATTTTAGTAATAGGTTCTGGTAAATCATCCTCTTACCTTATAAAATATTTTTTAGAAAAAGCTGAATCTGAAAAATTACAGCTTACCATTGGTGACATTTCTTTAGAAAATGCAAAAGAATTAATAGGGAATAACTCGAATGCAAAAGCTATTATTCTTGATGTTTTTAATGAAGTTTCTCGTACTTCTGCTATTAAAAATGCAGATATTGTAGTATCGATGCTCCCTGCACGTTTTCATATTGAAGTTGCAAAAGATTGTATTATTTATGAAAAACATATGGTTACTGCATCTTATATTAGTAAAGAGATGCAGGCTTTAAATGATACGGCAAAGTCTAAAAATCTGGTATTTATGAACGAGATTGGTGTAGATCCAGGTATTGATCATATGAGCGCTATGCGGGTAATAGATGACATTCGTAATAAAGGAGGCGATATTATATTATTTGAGTCGTTTACTGGTGGTTTAGTAGCTCCAGAAAGTGATAACAATCTATGGAATTATAAGTTTACCTGGAATCCGAGAAATGTGGTAGTTGCTGGCCAAGGTGGAGCAGCAAAATTTTTACAAGAAGGCACTTATAAATATATTCCTTATAATCGATTATTTAGACGTACAGAATTTTTAGAAATTGAGGGTTATGGTCGTTTCGAAGGTTATGCAAATCGTGATTCTTTAAAATATCAAAGTGTATATGGGTTAGATCACATTAAAACCTTATATCGTGGTACAATGCGTCGTATTGGTTTTAGTCGTGCGTGGAATATGTTTGTACAATTAGGAATGACAGATGATAGTTACACTATAGACGATAGTGAAAATATGAGTTATCGTGATTTTGTAAATGCATTTTTACCTTACAGTCCGAGCGATTCTGTAGAGCTAAAGTTTAGGCATGCTTTAAAAATTGATCAAGATGATATTATCTGGGAAAAACTAGAAGAATTAGATATTTTTAATTCTAAAAAAATGGTCATTCTCAAAAAAGCAACTCCTGCACAAATTCTTCAAAAAATATTAATGGATAGTTGGACACTTAGTGAAGATGATAAAGATATGATTGTGATGTATCACAAATTTGGTTATGAATTAAATGGAAAGCAACATCAAATAGATGCCACAATGGTTACTCTTGGCGAAGATCAAACTTATACTGCCATGGCAAAAACTGTAGGTCTACCTGTTGCTATTGCAACGTTGGCTATTTTAAATAAAAAAATAACAACTCCTGGTGTACAACGCCCTATAAAACCTGAAATTTATAATCCGATTCTAGATGAATTAGAAGATTTCGGTATTGTTTTTAAAGAAAAAGAAGTTCCTTATTTAGGCTACAATCCTTTAAACGTTTAG
- a CDS encoding DUF4271 domain-containing protein, with product MLREIISTEWYTILIVISLLVLAIAKYVYSSRFNDFLLVIGNSKYLKIYSRDQKFIDHFDSLLYINLIISLSLFGFISYNTIVGTITLNLILYTKIVVGIGALILIKILLERLIGSLFEIDNLIDTYIFQKTNYKNYIGLVLLPVNIILCFAIPPSSQLIYIIIGLIFLINFIGFITSFLANQKLIINNLFYFILYLCTLEIAPYIILYKLFIN from the coding sequence ATGTTACGAGAAATTATCTCTACAGAATGGTATACTATTTTAATAGTGATTAGCTTACTTGTTTTAGCAATTGCTAAATATGTATATTCTAGTAGATTTAATGATTTTTTATTAGTTATTGGTAATTCTAAATACCTTAAAATCTATTCTCGGGATCAAAAATTTATTGATCACTTTGATTCATTATTATATATTAATCTAATCATTTCATTATCTTTATTTGGCTTTATTAGTTACAATACTATTGTAGGTACTATTACGCTCAATCTCATATTGTATACAAAAATAGTTGTTGGTATTGGTGCTTTAATTTTAATTAAAATCCTTTTAGAACGCTTAATAGGTAGTCTTTTCGAGATTGATAATTTAATTGACACTTATATTTTTCAAAAAACAAATTATAAAAATTACATTGGATTAGTTCTTTTACCTGTTAATATCATACTATGTTTTGCTATTCCCCCCTCTTCTCAGTTGATTTATATAATCATAGGGTTAATCTTTCTCATTAATTTTATTGGCTTTATAACTTCTTTTTTGGCAAATCAAAAGTTAATTATAAACAACTTGTTTTATTTTATTTTATATCTTTGCACACTTGAAATTGCACCATATATAATTTTATATAAGCTATTTATAAATTAG
- a CDS encoding AsnC family transcriptional regulator, translated as MKVTDQNIRIDGIDKKILRALMDDARTPVLEIARQVGISGAAIHQRLRKLEKSKLISGSKFVINPRVLGYTTMAFVGIFLDKAISNPDAVRQLKKIPEVLECHYTTGNWSILIKVLSRDNEHLMHLLNKEIQTITGVSRTETFISLDQQIDRQIKI; from the coding sequence TTGAAGGTTACAGATCAAAATATTCGTATTGATGGGATTGATAAAAAAATACTTCGTGCTTTAATGGATGATGCCCGAACTCCAGTATTAGAAATTGCACGACAGGTAGGTATTTCTGGCGCTGCCATACATCAACGCTTACGAAAACTCGAAAAATCTAAACTTATATCTGGTTCTAAATTTGTAATTAACCCTAGGGTTTTAGGGTACACTACAATGGCATTTGTTGGTATTTTTTTAGATAAAGCCATAAGTAACCCTGATGCAGTAAGGCAATTAAAAAAAATACCCGAAGTTTTAGAGTGCCACTATACAACAGGGAATTGGAGTATTCTTATTAAAGTACTCTCAAGAGATAACGAACATTTAATGCATTTACTAAATAAAGAAATTCAAACCATTACAGGGGTATCGCGTACAGAAACATTTATTTCTTTAGATCAGCAGATTGACAGGCAGATTAAAATATAA
- the pckA gene encoding phosphoenolpyruvate carboxykinase (ATP), whose translation MVDNTQSTKTISLEKYGIKNAKVNYQLSPDELHDISVSSGQGVAASSGALAVNTGEFTGRSPMDRFIVKDDVTKDRVWWGNINIPFDSDKFEKLYDKLGDYLSNKEVFVRDSYACADHNYKTTIRVINELPWSNMFAYNMFLRPSEEELKTFDPEWTIINAPGFMANPEIDGTRQHNFAILDFTRKAAIIGGTGYTGEIKKGIFSALNFILPVFKNTLPMHCSANVGEDGDTAIFFGLSGTGKTTLSADPERKLIGDDEHGWTNENTVFNFEGGCYAKVIDLSEEKEPDIFRAIKRGAILENVIMGDSGIVDFEDTTITQNTRVSYPIEHIDNIQVPSIGRNPKNIFFLTADAFGVLPPISKLTPGQAAYHFISGYTAKVAGTEAGITEPVPSFSACFGAPFMPLHPTKYAEMLSAKMQEAGVNVWLVNTGWTGGPYGVGSRMKLKYTRAMITAAMNGSLEAANKDNYHTHSIFGVQQPRVCPDVPTEVLSPRTTWNNDKGYYETANKLARSFKENFKQFEDNANDEILAGAPKES comes from the coding sequence ATGGTAGATAATACCCAATCGACGAAAACGATTTCGTTAGAAAAGTACGGAATTAAAAACGCGAAAGTAAATTATCAACTATCACCAGACGAACTTCACGATATCTCAGTGTCTAGTGGGCAAGGAGTTGCAGCATCATCAGGAGCATTAGCAGTTAATACAGGCGAATTTACAGGACGCTCTCCTATGGATCGTTTTATTGTTAAAGATGACGTTACTAAAGATAGAGTTTGGTGGGGAAATATTAATATCCCTTTTGATAGTGATAAATTTGAAAAACTATACGATAAGTTAGGCGATTATTTATCAAACAAAGAAGTTTTTGTTAGAGATAGTTATGCATGTGCAGATCATAATTATAAAACAACTATTCGTGTGATAAACGAATTACCGTGGAGTAATATGTTTGCTTATAATATGTTTTTACGCCCTTCTGAAGAAGAACTAAAAACATTTGATCCTGAGTGGACAATTATTAATGCTCCAGGATTTATGGCAAACCCAGAAATAGATGGAACAAGACAGCATAATTTTGCAATTTTAGACTTTACAAGGAAAGCAGCCATTATTGGAGGAACTGGCTATACAGGTGAAATTAAAAAAGGAATATTTTCAGCTTTAAATTTCATACTTCCTGTATTTAAAAACACGTTGCCAATGCATTGTAGTGCTAATGTTGGTGAAGATGGAGATACTGCTATTTTCTTTGGGTTATCAGGAACTGGTAAAACAACGTTATCTGCAGATCCTGAACGTAAACTAATTGGAGATGATGAGCACGGTTGGACTAATGAGAATACAGTTTTTAATTTTGAAGGAGGATGTTATGCTAAAGTAATTGACCTTTCTGAAGAAAAAGAACCAGATATTTTTAGAGCTATAAAACGTGGTGCTATTCTCGAAAATGTAATTATGGGCGATAGTGGTATTGTGGATTTTGAAGATACTACCATTACACAAAATACTCGAGTAAGTTACCCAATAGAGCATATTGATAATATTCAAGTGCCTTCAATAGGACGTAATCCTAAGAATATATTTTTCTTAACAGCTGATGCTTTTGGAGTATTACCTCCAATTTCTAAGCTAACACCAGGTCAAGCTGCGTACCACTTTATTTCTGGATATACTGCTAAAGTAGCTGGAACAGAAGCAGGTATTACAGAACCTGTGCCTTCTTTTTCGGCATGTTTTGGTGCGCCATTTATGCCATTACATCCTACAAAGTATGCAGAGATGTTAAGTGCTAAAATGCAAGAAGCTGGTGTAAATGTTTGGTTGGTAAATACTGGTTGGACTGGAGGACCTTATGGTGTGGGATCAAGAATGAAGCTAAAATATACTAGAGCAATGATTACTGCTGCTATGAATGGTAGTTTGGAAGCAGCGAATAAGGATAATTATCATACTCATTCTATATTTGGTGTACAACAACCAAGGGTTTGCCCTGACGTTCCTACAGAAGTATTGAGTCCAAGGACTACTTGGAATAATGATAAAGGATATTACGAGACAGCAAATAAGTTAGCAAGATCATTTAAAGAAAACTTTAAGCAGTTTGAAGATAATGCTAATGATGAAATTTTAGCTGGAGCTCCAAAAGAGAGTTAA
- a CDS encoding zinc metallopeptidase — protein sequence MMNYYIIIGAVALISWLVSNQLKRKFAFYSKKQLRNGMSGAEIAEKMLADHGITDVKVVSTAGRLTDHYNPKNKTVNLSESVYNQRNAAAAAVAAHECGHAVQHAQAYGWLQMRSTLVPMVSITSGMSQWIVIGGVVLMATNAIGGGGFYIAVAGFIMMGFATLFSFITLPVEYDASNRALAWLQNKHMVSQEEYKGAEDALKWAARTYLVAALGALANLAYWGFQIFASRD from the coding sequence ATGATGAATTATTATATAATTATTGGAGCAGTAGCTTTAATAAGTTGGTTGGTAAGTAATCAATTAAAACGAAAGTTTGCATTTTATTCTAAAAAGCAATTGCGTAATGGTATGAGTGGTGCAGAGATTGCTGAAAAAATGTTAGCAGATCATGGTATTACAGATGTGAAAGTGGTATCTACCGCAGGACGATTAACAGATCACTATAACCCTAAAAATAAAACAGTTAACCTAAGCGAATCGGTATATAATCAACGTAATGCAGCAGCAGCAGCAGTGGCAGCACACGAATGCGGGCATGCAGTACAACATGCGCAAGCATATGGTTGGTTGCAAATGCGTTCTACATTAGTACCTATGGTAAGTATTACTTCTGGGATGTCGCAATGGATTGTTATTGGTGGTGTAGTATTAATGGCTACTAATGCAATTGGTGGTGGAGGCTTTTATATTGCTGTAGCTGGATTTATAATGATGGGTTTTGCAACATTATTTAGCTTTATTACATTACCTGTAGAGTATGATGCGAGTAATAGAGCTTTAGCATGGTTACAAAACAAACATATGGTCTCTCAGGAAGAATATAAAGGTGCTGAAGATGCACTTAAATGGGCAGCGAGAACCTATTTAGTTGCTGCACTTGGTGCTTTAGCAAACTTAGCATACTGGGGATTTCAGATATTTGCCAGCAGAGATTAA
- a CDS encoding uroporphyrinogen-III synthase, translated as MKVKTILVSQPEPKIENSPYFELQEKQRVKIDFRPFIHVEGVTAKDIRLQKVDLNNYTAIILTSRNAVDHFFRVAEEMRFKVPDTMKYFCQSEAVAYYLQKYVVYRKRKIYVGKRTFQELSPLIKKYKDETFLLPSSDKLKPEIPTILDDLGINWKQATFYKTVISDLSDLENVFYDILVFFSPSGIESLFQNFPDFKQNNTRIAVFGNTTIKAVESKGLRVDIAAPTPKTPSMTMALEKYIEEMNSKK; from the coding sequence ATGAAAGTGAAAACAATTTTGGTTTCTCAACCAGAACCTAAGATAGAAAACTCTCCTTACTTCGAGTTACAGGAGAAGCAACGTGTAAAAATTGACTTTAGACCTTTTATACATGTTGAAGGAGTTACTGCTAAAGATATTAGATTACAAAAGGTAGATTTAAATAATTACACAGCTATTATACTTACCAGTAGAAATGCGGTAGATCATTTTTTTAGAGTAGCTGAAGAAATGCGTTTTAAAGTTCCAGATACGATGAAATATTTTTGTCAATCTGAAGCTGTTGCTTATTATTTACAAAAATATGTTGTTTATAGAAAACGTAAAATTTATGTTGGCAAGCGTACATTTCAAGAATTATCACCATTAATTAAGAAATATAAAGATGAAACATTCTTATTACCTAGCTCAGATAAATTAAAGCCAGAGATACCAACTATATTGGATGATTTAGGTATTAATTGGAAACAAGCTACGTTTTATAAAACTGTAATTAGTGATTTATCCGATTTAGAGAATGTATTTTATGATATTTTAGTATTCTTTAGTCCTTCTGGAATTGAATCTTTATTTCAAAATTTCCCTGATTTCAAACAGAATAATACGCGAATAGCTGTTTTTGGAAATACAACAATTAAAGCTGTTGAAAGTAAAGGACTAAGAGTTGATATTGCTGCTCCAACGCCAAAAACTCCTTCAATGACAATGGCTTTAGAGAAGTATATTGAAGAGATGAATTCAAAGAAATAA
- a CDS encoding leucine--tRNA ligase has product MKYDFNSIEKKWQKFWLDNQTFKASNKSDKPKYYVMDMFPYPSGAGLHVGHPLGYIASDIYARYKRHKGFNVLHPQGYDSFGLPAEQYAIQTGQHPAVTTEENIKTYRRQLDQIGFSFDWSREVRTSSPEYYKWTQWIFIELFNSWYNKNTNKAELISDLIDIFSTKGNANINAECDDDIELFSAETWRGMSSEAQQEILLKYRLTYLAESEVNWCPALGTVLANDEIVNGVSERGGHPVVRKKMTQWSMRISAYAERLLKSLDTIDWPQPLKDSQTNWIGKSVGASVTFNVNNHDEQIEVFTTRPDTIFGANFLTLAPEHELVTKITTPEQQDAIKEYVEATTKRSERDRMADVKTISGVFTGAYAEHPFTKQPIQIWIGDYVLASYGTGAVMAVPCGDQRDYDFANHFGIEIPNVFEGVDISEAAHVDKDNTVIANSDFLNGLPYKKALKRAIFELEKIGHGKGKTNYRLRDAVFSRQRYWGEPFPVYYVNGMPQMIDVAHLPIKLPEVEKYLPTKTGEPPLGNAITWAWDTNTNKVVSNDLIDGKTIFPLELNTMPGWAGSSWYFFRYMEDAMRDEIFASEEALKYWKNVDLYIGGSEHATGHLLYSRFWVKFMKDRGFVGVDEPFKKLINQGMILGTSAFVCKITDFALTYGEDENQNSDAIVLDLEDLNKRKEVIKNLENTFSNTFISFEYLEEAFNKQFKKFPIFIKANEIEPLKNKFKELGFNENITLTINPYHIDIQFLKVIKDVSSYKYTDELKIEDFRSWRVEYENAKLISKENLFKVFRDVEKMSKSKYNVVNPDNICEQYGADSLRLYEMFLGPLEQSKPWNTAGITGVHSFLKKLWKLYVGESELNVNDAEPTKDNLKTLHKTIKKVEEDIESFSFNTSVSTFMIAVNELTTQKCTSKSILEPLLVLISPYAPHIAEELWAQLGNTESISIAAFPIFDESHLVENSKNYPISFNGKMRFTLELPLDMSKDDIEATVMAHEKTQAQLQGRIPKKVIVVPGKIVNVVG; this is encoded by the coding sequence ATGAAATACGATTTCAATTCGATAGAAAAAAAATGGCAAAAATTTTGGTTAGACAATCAAACATTTAAAGCTAGTAATAAATCAGATAAACCTAAATACTACGTGATGGATATGTTCCCTTATCCAAGTGGCGCAGGCCTACACGTAGGCCATCCTTTAGGCTATATTGCTTCAGATATTTATGCGCGTTACAAACGTCACAAAGGATTTAATGTATTACACCCACAAGGATATGATAGTTTTGGATTACCTGCTGAGCAGTATGCAATTCAAACGGGTCAACATCCTGCTGTAACCACAGAAGAAAATATAAAAACCTATCGTCGTCAATTAGATCAGATCGGATTTTCATTCGATTGGTCTAGAGAAGTACGTACTTCGAGTCCAGAATATTATAAGTGGACCCAATGGATTTTTATAGAATTATTTAATTCTTGGTATAATAAAAACACAAATAAAGCAGAATTAATTTCTGATTTGATAGATATTTTTTCTACGAAAGGAAATGCTAATATTAATGCTGAATGTGATGACGATATAGAATTGTTTTCTGCCGAAACTTGGCGAGGAATGTCTTCTGAAGCACAGCAAGAAATATTGCTTAAATATAGACTGACTTATTTAGCTGAAAGTGAAGTGAACTGGTGTCCTGCATTGGGAACAGTTTTAGCAAATGATGAGATTGTAAACGGTGTGTCCGAACGTGGTGGTCATCCTGTAGTTCGTAAAAAAATGACACAATGGAGTATGCGTATCTCTGCTTATGCTGAACGATTACTTAAAAGTTTGGATACGATTGACTGGCCACAACCCTTAAAAGATTCTCAAACAAATTGGATAGGAAAATCTGTTGGCGCATCTGTTACATTTAATGTGAATAATCATGACGAACAGATAGAAGTATTCACCACACGTCCAGATACCATTTTTGGAGCTAATTTTTTAACCTTAGCTCCAGAACATGAATTGGTGACTAAAATTACAACTCCAGAACAACAAGACGCCATTAAAGAATATGTAGAAGCGACTACAAAACGTAGTGAGCGTGATCGTATGGCAGATGTAAAAACCATTTCGGGAGTATTTACAGGAGCCTATGCAGAACATCCATTTACAAAGCAACCTATACAAATCTGGATTGGCGATTATGTACTGGCAAGCTATGGAACAGGAGCGGTGATGGCGGTACCTTGTGGGGATCAGAGAGATTATGATTTTGCTAATCATTTCGGAATAGAGATTCCTAACGTTTTTGAAGGAGTTGACATAAGTGAAGCAGCACATGTAGATAAAGACAATACAGTAATTGCTAATAGTGATTTCTTAAACGGATTACCATATAAAAAAGCACTAAAACGTGCCATTTTTGAATTAGAAAAAATTGGACACGGAAAAGGAAAAACCAATTACAGATTACGTGACGCTGTATTCTCTCGTCAACGTTATTGGGGAGAACCATTCCCGGTATATTATGTAAATGGAATGCCTCAAATGATAGATGTAGCACATCTACCTATTAAATTACCTGAAGTAGAAAAGTATTTACCAACAAAAACAGGAGAACCACCATTAGGAAATGCAATTACTTGGGCTTGGGATACTAATACAAATAAAGTTGTTTCAAACGATTTAATTGATGGTAAAACAATTTTTCCATTAGAGTTAAATACCATGCCAGGATGGGCAGGAAGCTCGTGGTATTTCTTCCGTTATATGGAAGATGCTATGCGAGATGAAATCTTTGCTAGTGAAGAAGCATTAAAGTATTGGAAAAATGTAGATTTATATATTGGCGGAAGCGAGCATGCTACGGGGCATCTATTATACTCACGTTTTTGGGTAAAGTTTATGAAAGACAGAGGTTTTGTAGGCGTAGATGAGCCGTTTAAAAAACTCATTAATCAAGGGATGATCTTGGGGACGAGTGCTTTTGTGTGTAAAATTACAGATTTTGCTCTTACTTATGGAGAAGATGAAAATCAAAACTCTGATGCAATTGTATTAGATTTAGAAGATTTAAATAAAAGAAAAGAAGTAATTAAGAATTTGGAAAATACATTTTCAAATACATTTATTTCTTTTGAGTATTTGGAAGAGGCTTTTAATAAGCAATTTAAAAAATTCCCAATATTTATTAAGGCCAATGAAATTGAACCTTTAAAAAATAAGTTTAAAGAATTAGGGTTTAATGAAAATATAACCTTAACAATCAATCCTTATCATATAGATATACAGTTTTTGAAAGTTATTAAAGATGTATCGAGTTATAAATATACAGATGAACTTAAGATTGAAGATTTTAGAAGTTGGAGAGTTGAATACGAGAATGCTAAGTTAATCTCTAAAGAAAATTTGTTTAAAGTTTTTAGAGATGTCGAAAAAATGTCTAAATCTAAATACAATGTCGTCAACCCAGATAACATATGTGAGCAATATGGCGCTGATAGTTTACGTCTTTACGAAATGTTTTTAGGTCCATTAGAACAATCTAAACCTTGGAATACAGCGGGGATTACAGGTGTACATAGTTTTCTTAAAAAATTATGGAAATTATATGTTGGAGAAAGCGAATTGAATGTTAATGATGCAGAACCAACAAAAGACAATTTAAAAACATTACATAAAACCATTAAAAAAGTAGAAGAAGATATTGAGAGTTTCTCGTTTAATACCTCGGTATCTACTTTTATGATTGCAGTTAATGAGTTAACTACTCAAAAATGTACAAGTAAATCTATTTTAGAACCATTACTAGTATTGATTTCTCCGTATGCACCACATATTGCTGAAGAGTTATGGGCGCAATTAGGAAATACAGAATCTATTTCTATAGCTGCTTTTCCAATATTTGATGAAAGTCATTTGGTAGAAAACAGTAAAAACTATCCAATCTCATTTAATGGTAAAATGCGTTTTACTTTGGAGTTACCTCTGGATATGAGTAAAGATGATATTGAAGCGACAGTTATGGCGCACGAAAAAACACAAGCGCAATTACAAGGTCGAATTCCTAAAAAAGTGATTGTTGTTCCTGGTAAGATTGTAAATGTTGTTGGTTAA
- a CDS encoding polyprenol monophosphomannose synthase, with product MTDAIVIIPTFNEIENIEAIIRAVFSLNKSFDILVIDDNSPDNTGLKVKSLQEEFKNQLFLETRQEKSGLGTAYIHGFKWCLQRDYDYIFEMDADFSHNPKDLINLYNACAIENADMSIGSRYVKGVNVVNWPMSRVLLSYLASKYVRLITGLKIHDTTAGFVCYKKHVLETINLDKIKFVGYAFQIEMKFKTYLKRFTIKEIPVVFTDRTRGESKLSGGIISEAIFGVITMKIKSLFTKK from the coding sequence ATGACAGACGCGATTGTCATCATACCAACATTTAATGAGATCGAAAATATTGAAGCTATTATTAGAGCAGTATTTAGTTTAAATAAAAGTTTTGACATTTTAGTAATTGACGATAATTCTCCAGATAATACAGGGTTGAAAGTAAAATCTCTACAGGAAGAATTTAAAAATCAGTTATTTTTAGAAACTCGTCAAGAAAAATCAGGATTAGGAACAGCATATATACATGGTTTTAAATGGTGTTTACAACGTGATTATGATTATATTTTTGAAATGGACGCTGATTTTTCTCATAATCCTAAAGATCTTATAAATTTATATAATGCTTGCGCTATAGAAAATGCAGATATGTCTATTGGTTCAAGATATGTAAAAGGTGTAAATGTAGTTAATTGGCCTATGAGTAGGGTGTTACTATCGTATTTGGCATCTAAATATGTGCGATTAATAACCGGATTGAAAATACACGATACAACAGCTGGGTTTGTATGTTATAAAAAGCATGTTTTAGAAACTATAAATCTAGACAAAATTAAATTTGTGGGATATGCATTTCAAATTGAAATGAAATTTAAAACATATTTAAAACGTTTTACTATTAAAGAAATTCCAGTAGTTTTTACTGATAGAACACGAGGAGAATCAAAATTAAGTGGAGGTATTATTTCTGAAGCTATTTTTGGTGTGATTACAATGAAAATTAAAAGTTTATTTACAAAAAAATAA
- a CDS encoding DMT family transporter, producing MSTFALIIKFQVLGIQNYKAHIALLGANIIYGANYLIAKGVMPNKIGPAAFVFLRILGASILFWLIKSFIKERVEKKDLWRLVICGLLGVATNQLLFFHGLNLTSPIDASIIITFIPVMVLIFSALILKERVTTNKVLGITIGGIGAIFLVWYGKSSGGTSSLLGNLLVFINASSYAMYLVLVKPLMKKYNSLTVISWVFLFGFVFMFPFGISDMLSTDFSTFTLNTYLAVAFVVVGTTFLAYLFNIYALKQVSPSVTGSYTYVQPAVSFIMVSIYAYAFNNTEYAQDINLVKILSCALVVSGVYLISLKPKKEKLNQKFK from the coding sequence ATTTCTACTTTTGCGCTCATCATTAAATTTCAAGTATTGGGAATACAGAATTACAAAGCACATATTGCATTACTTGGCGCAAATATTATTTACGGTGCCAATTACCTTATTGCTAAAGGAGTGATGCCTAATAAAATTGGACCTGCTGCTTTTGTATTTCTTAGAATTTTAGGAGCTAGTATTTTATTCTGGCTGATAAAATCATTTATAAAAGAACGTGTTGAGAAAAAAGATCTTTGGCGTTTGGTAATATGTGGTCTTTTAGGAGTTGCTACCAATCAGCTATTATTTTTTCATGGATTAAACCTGACGTCTCCAATTGATGCTTCTATAATTATTACATTTATCCCTGTGATGGTACTTATTTTTAGTGCTCTTATTCTTAAAGAACGAGTTACTACTAATAAGGTATTAGGAATTACTATAGGAGGTATTGGTGCTATATTTTTAGTTTGGTATGGTAAAAGCTCGGGAGGCACAAGTTCTCTTTTAGGGAATTTACTGGTATTTATTAATGCAAGTTCTTACGCTATGTACTTAGTACTTGTAAAACCTTTAATGAAAAAATATAATAGCCTTACAGTAATTTCCTGGGTGTTTTTGTTTGGGTTTGTATTTATGTTCCCTTTTGGAATAAGTGATATGTTATCTACCGATTTTTCAACCTTTACATTAAACACATATCTCGCTGTAGCATTTGTAGTAGTTGGCACTACATTTTTAGCTTATTTGTTTAATATTTATGCCTTAAAACAAGTATCTCCATCTGTTACCGGAAGCTATACTTATGTGCAGCCTGCCGTGAGTTTTATTATGGTAAGTATTTATGCTTATGCATTTAATAACACTGAATATGCTCAGGATATTAATTTAGTGAAAATATTAAGCTGCGCTCTTGTAGTTTCTGGGGTATATTTAATAAGCTTGAAACCGAAAAAAGAAAAGCTAAACCAAAAATTCAAGTGA